A stretch of DNA from Mucilaginibacter daejeonensis:
ATTTTCTGCATATTGAAATTGCAGGTCTAATGTTGGATTAGCCTGTAATTGTTCTTTAAAAGATTGCCATTTTAAGGTTTCCATATTTAAGACATTAAGTTGTTTATTGCAATATTGCGATGATTACGTATAAATTTTTTTAACAACAGGATGTTGGAACTTTATAAAGGTTAAAAAAGTTGTTAAGCTGATCTTGTAGCAACGTCCATGCTTTAGGCTCAATACAGTAGCAAACACTTACACCTTCTATAGTGCCTTGAATCAGCCCGGCATTTTTCAATTCCTTCAAATGCTGTGAGATTGTTGGTTGAGCTAATCCCAACTCATCTACCAAGTCACCGCAGATACAAGCATTTGCACTAATGATATGTTGAAGAATGGCGATGCGTGCAGGGTGCGCAATTGCTTTCAACATAACAGCTAATCTGTTCTGCTCTTCTGTGAATATTTCCGTCTTTGTAAGTCCCATAAACTATATTGCAATATTACGATATAGCGATTAATTTTCCAAATTTATTCTCTTTTGTTATATTTGAATAGTCAATAAAGTGGGCACCTAACTAAGCACCTGAAGATTGACTTTCTTTGTAACTAGCTGATAATAAGCACATTTTAGAAATAGGTTCGAGCCCAGGTGGGAATCACCAACTGGAGATTTCCTTAAACACCTGACGGCAATTTAGATCATCGCTGATCGAGTGATCCTCTCCCCAATTTGGGGGATTTTAAGATGCGCGCTTG
This window harbors:
- a CDS encoding ArsR/SmtB family transcription factor, with protein sequence MGLTKTEIFTEEQNRLAVMLKAIAHPARIAILQHIISANACICGDLVDELGLAQPTISQHLKELKNAGLIQGTIEGVSVCYCIEPKAWTLLQDQLNNFFNLYKVPTSCC